A genomic segment from Nocardia cyriacigeorgica GUH-2 encodes:
- a CDS encoding cytochrome P450 family protein: MPVTPRPIVVDLLSDDFHARAHTVYDELRARAPIVFAELPEQPGRGFWMITGYAAAEAALRDRRLANNPRALLSPAQLAARTRAGITEPPNTMLLSDPPEHTRLRRVAQQAFTPRSVTALRPTMIRHAERLLDDAEQVAGDGDDTVDLLHAYAYPLSLAVLGDILGFPEEWHPGLRDLAVRAATAATPLSGPDPVLRDRLDAYTRELVVRKRRTPGDDLVSRLAHPESGREALSDPELQAMVGLLVAAGFETSAGLIASAVLSLLTHPDQWAALRADPSLAAAAVEETMRYWGPVESATMRLALSTLELGGQRIERGDRVLVFTAAANRDPAHVPDPHRFDIHRAPRPHLGFSGGIHNCLGAALARTEVAIALTTLVARWPGLRPADGATDPSWRPGMGLRGLRALPVRP; the protein is encoded by the coding sequence ATGCCCGTCACGCCCCGGCCGATCGTGGTCGACCTGCTCTCCGACGATTTCCACGCCCGCGCCCACACCGTCTACGACGAACTGCGGGCGCGCGCACCGATCGTCTTCGCCGAACTCCCCGAACAACCGGGCCGCGGATTCTGGATGATCACCGGATATGCGGCCGCCGAGGCCGCGCTGCGCGACCGCAGGCTGGCCAACAATCCCCGCGCGCTGCTCTCTCCCGCCCAGCTCGCGGCTCGGACGCGCGCGGGCATCACCGAGCCGCCCAACACCATGCTGCTGTCGGACCCGCCGGAACACACCCGGTTGCGCCGGGTCGCGCAGCAGGCGTTCACGCCGCGGTCGGTGACAGCCTTGCGCCCCACCATGATCCGGCACGCCGAACGCCTGCTCGACGACGCGGAGCAGGTGGCGGGCGACGGTGACGACACGGTGGACCTGCTGCACGCCTATGCCTACCCACTGTCGCTGGCCGTGCTCGGCGACATCCTCGGCTTCCCCGAGGAATGGCACCCCGGCTTGCGCGACCTGGCCGTCCGCGCCGCGACCGCCGCCACCCCGCTGTCCGGTCCGGATCCAGTGCTGCGCGACCGGCTCGACGCCTACACCCGTGAGCTCGTCGTGCGCAAACGGCGCACGCCCGGTGACGATCTGGTCAGCAGGCTGGCGCACCCGGAGTCCGGCCGGGAAGCACTGTCGGACCCCGAACTCCAGGCCATGGTCGGGCTGCTGGTGGCCGCGGGCTTCGAAACCTCGGCCGGCCTGATCGCCAGCGCTGTGCTGTCGCTGCTCACCCACCCGGACCAGTGGGCCGCCCTGCGCGCGGATCCGTCGCTGGCCGCTGCCGCGGTGGAGGAGACCATGCGCTACTGGGGTCCGGTCGAATCAGCGACCATGCGCCTGGCGCTGTCCACGCTGGAACTCGGCGGACAGCGCATCGAACGCGGCGATCGGGTGCTGGTGTTCACCGCTGCCGCCAACCGCGACCCCGCCCACGTCCCCGATCCGCACCGCTTCGACATCCACCGCGCGCCGCGTCCGCACCTCGGGTTCAGCGGCGGCATCCACAACTGCTTGGGCGCGGCACTGGCCCGCACCGAGGTCGCGATCGCGCTCACCACCCTCGTCGCTCGCTGGCCCGGCCTGCGCCCGGCCGACGGCGCGACCGACCCGAGCTGGCGGCCCGGTATGGGGCTGCGCGGCCTGCGCGCCCTTCCGGTCCGGCCCTGA
- a CDS encoding salicylate synthase — MNRPTTLDADGYVHSTRPHTGDPLALATAIAASSQLTDFAVYEQPGRWYVAGNPVGAITVGPDRVRSTLGGDHTESWSGTPWPQIRAALARAPIPGWRAYGWACFELQNPSIAPPGEVLAYIMVPGVELEITGDAVHIRSYGAPFDLDLPENYRPATEPTPMPVDEIDTAYLRRVRAALDRIGAGEFDKVIMSRRVDLPFAVDMPATYAAVRRANTPARSFLLDLGGWQAAGVSPETVLEADGAGLATTQPLAGTRARTGDPGRDRALRDELLADPKEIYEHATSVRLAFAELAGVGSATRVSEFLTVKERGSVQHLASRVETLLPADRDGWDALAAVFPAITASGIPKAPACAAIDELEPGARGLYSGAVLRADSTGNLDAALVLRAVYQRDGRSWLRAGAGVVTGSTPEREHEETREKLSCVAPYLIADHSGPATGR; from the coding sequence ATGAACCGGCCCACCACGCTCGACGCCGACGGCTACGTGCACAGCACGCGCCCGCACACCGGCGACCCGCTCGCCCTGGCCACCGCGATAGCGGCTTCCAGCCAGCTCACTGACTTCGCCGTATACGAACAGCCCGGCCGCTGGTACGTGGCGGGAAACCCGGTCGGCGCGATCACCGTCGGGCCGGATCGGGTGCGCAGCACCCTCGGCGGCGACCACACCGAATCCTGGTCCGGCACACCGTGGCCGCAGATCCGTGCCGCGCTCGCGCGAGCGCCGATTCCTGGGTGGCGGGCCTACGGCTGGGCCTGTTTCGAGCTACAGAACCCGTCGATAGCGCCGCCCGGCGAGGTCCTCGCGTACATCATGGTGCCCGGAGTGGAACTCGAGATCACCGGCGACGCGGTCCATATCAGGAGCTACGGCGCCCCATTCGATCTCGACCTGCCCGAGAACTACCGCCCCGCAACCGAACCGACGCCGATGCCGGTGGACGAGATCGACACCGCCTACCTGCGGCGGGTGCGCGCGGCGCTGGATCGCATCGGCGCCGGCGAGTTCGACAAGGTGATCATGTCCCGCCGGGTCGACCTGCCGTTCGCGGTCGATATGCCCGCCACCTACGCGGCGGTCCGGCGCGCCAACACCCCGGCCCGCTCGTTCCTGCTCGACCTCGGCGGCTGGCAGGCCGCGGGCGTCAGCCCGGAGACCGTGCTCGAGGCCGACGGCGCGGGCCTGGCCACCACCCAGCCACTGGCGGGCACCCGGGCCCGCACCGGCGATCCCGGACGCGACCGAGCGCTGCGCGATGAACTGCTCGCCGACCCGAAGGAGATCTACGAGCACGCGACCTCCGTGCGGCTGGCCTTCGCCGAGCTGGCCGGTGTCGGCAGCGCCACCCGAGTCAGCGAGTTCTTGACCGTCAAGGAGCGCGGCAGCGTGCAGCATCTCGCGTCCCGGGTCGAGACGCTCCTGCCCGCCGATCGCGACGGCTGGGACGCCCTCGCTGCCGTCTTCCCGGCGATCACCGCCTCCGGCATCCCGAAGGCGCCGGCCTGCGCCGCCATCGACGAACTCGAGCCCGGCGCCCGCGGCCTGTACAGCGGCGCCGTCCTGCGCGCCGACAGCACCGGAAACCTGGACGCCGCACTGGTTTTGCGGGCGGTCTACCAGCGCGACGGCCGCAGCTGGCTGCGTGCCGGCGCCGGAGTTGTCACCGGGTCGACACCGGAGCGGGAGCACGAGGAGACCCGCGAGAAGCTGTCCTGCGTCGCTCCCTACCTCATCGCTGATCACTCCGGCCCGGCCACGGGCCGGTAG
- a CDS encoding methyltransferase translates to MAAQRLMNMMFGTICSQVVGTAARLGLADHLGDDELDHRELAVRTGTHPGALARLLRALAALEIVVEVAPGRFRLGETGKPLRTDRPDSQAAAVLLFTDPALLDSWKLTEQAVRTGQPTFEDLYGIDFFGFLATRPELSERFNATMRQVSLPIAQLVPVSYDFTRFGTIVDIGGGDGTLLSQILKGARALRGIVFDSPTGVAEAPATLAGAAVADRCRVEAGDFFDAVPVGGDLYVLKNILHDWDDERCATILDRCRRVIPADGRLLIVESVLPDVVDTADPAPYLTDISMLVNMGGQERTRAEYETLCGRAGFAVIAVHPTVFPTSYSLIEAIPV, encoded by the coding sequence ATGGCAGCTCAGCGACTCATGAACATGATGTTCGGAACGATCTGCTCGCAGGTCGTCGGTACCGCCGCCCGCCTCGGGCTGGCCGATCACCTCGGCGACGACGAGCTCGATCACCGGGAACTGGCCGTTCGGACCGGAACCCACCCCGGCGCGCTGGCCCGGCTGCTGCGGGCGCTGGCAGCCCTGGAAATCGTCGTCGAGGTCGCCCCCGGCCGCTTCCGGCTGGGCGAGACGGGCAAGCCACTGCGCACCGATCGGCCCGATTCCCAGGCCGCCGCGGTACTGCTGTTCACCGACCCGGCCCTGCTGGATTCCTGGAAGCTGACCGAGCAGGCGGTGCGCACCGGGCAGCCGACCTTCGAGGATCTCTACGGCATCGATTTCTTCGGCTTCCTCGCCACCCGGCCCGAGCTGTCCGAGCGGTTCAACGCGACCATGCGCCAGGTCAGTCTGCCTATCGCGCAACTGGTTCCGGTGAGCTACGACTTCACCCGGTTCGGCACGATCGTCGATATCGGCGGCGGCGACGGGACCCTGCTGTCGCAGATCCTGAAGGGCGCGCGCGCACTGCGTGGCATCGTGTTCGACTCACCGACCGGGGTGGCCGAGGCTCCCGCGACGCTCGCCGGGGCCGCTGTCGCCGACCGTTGCCGGGTCGAGGCCGGCGATTTCTTCGACGCGGTCCCCGTGGGCGGGGATCTGTACGTGCTCAAGAACATCCTGCACGACTGGGACGACGAGCGCTGCGCCACCATCCTCGACCGGTGCCGCCGGGTGATCCCGGCCGACGGCAGGCTGCTGATCGTGGAATCGGTGCTGCCCGATGTGGTCGACACCGCCGACCCGGCCCCCTACCTCACCGATATCAGCATGCTCGTCAACATGGGCGGCCAGGAGCGCACCCGTGCCGAGTACGAAACCCTGTGCGGCCGAGCCGGATTCGCCGTCATCGCGGTGCACCCCACGGTCTTCCCCACCTCGTACTCGCTGATCGAGGCCATCCCGGTCTGA